The following are encoded together in the Salvelinus alpinus chromosome 37, SLU_Salpinus.1, whole genome shotgun sequence genome:
- the LOC139565894 gene encoding caprin-2-like isoform X5 — protein MNPVGDTKCAHIGEDLNMVQLSPSPARDVSPSPECSEKGRQGSPKAGSPKMGSSGGLGPLQLALAASTTIYQGYESYIEDGLICLKHKIRNLEKKKIKLEDYRKRLKHGESLNQDQIDAVEKYDEVIHNLQFAQELHKTLGGLTQELLKAQKKALRKEQMAKQEVEKRRLCVVLQVKFLLQTLLQHEHIREDLLSARKLQVAELQSLLELAELLGVKRDNNVSLEEQMESAALVYLDLLEGNNKPIAGTTYKVLKAKLAKLVDCGYFDCVPPPPSKSPKEVEVPMTKKTVSQTASLSTLMTSNKKDVPSREFLNRHYLPDTDPNGCRDTPVTQNWKAEFQAMKEQEPPDSWDMESDSTQPVIQKPWRGAAVFISKVPVTTKKQNAEPKQRRAKSKRERDATAALRVDTPVEVFNSQSSLPKDPILRKQQLEDLMTKIRGSFSFMQDSLLDGEGSPTNGHPRLGRRTSGSSSPLVQRESRRSPVDLLPKTLHSTPLPSKLLPVDDEHNLTNGDGGCLESCELDLTTEDLAHVITIDPCLLLSESETACPSPPPFYRRESSISITLDEKTSAPTTISESGKQSPCNGVVPPCTPTPTQGQSFSTPPSRRTLSMVPFQTMHSVFKVNAPLLPTGDFKSDIIPYSDSNGLCYVTTSTQTPPEFAPSEDEHLQSGGSFIPQAHLYGARDTGYQHSYRRGGGNAGQRHNNGGWSDSSQVSSPDREGNYSMVDSAHGDSLHGVGMDLTPQVTPHAPHTLMHVPMYPLPQHPQLLRVAFTAARTANYTPGTLDQPIAFDQLHSNLGEMFNTNVGRFTCPANGTYVFLFHILKLAVNVPLYVNLMRNDEVMVSAYANDGAPDHETASNHSILQLYQGDQVWLRLHRGSIYGSSWKYSTFSGFLLYQD, from the exons ATGAATCCCGTCGGCGACACTAAATGCGCACACATTGG CGAAGATCTGAACATGGTGCAGCTGTCTCCATCCCCAGCCCGGGATGTGTCTCCTTCACCTGAGTGCTCCGAGAAGGGGAGGCAGGGGAGCCCGAAGGCAGGTAGCCCCAAGATGGGCTCCTCTGGTGGGCTGGGTCCTCTCCAGCTAGCCCTGGCAGCCTCCACCACCATCTACCAGGGCTACGAGAGTTATATCGAGGATGGCCTCATCTGCCTCAAGCACAAGATCCGCAACCTGGAGAAAAAGAAG ATTAAATTGGAAGACTACAGGAAGCGTTTGAAACACGGGGAATCACTGAATCAAGACCAGATA GATGCAGTGGAGAAGTATGATGAAGTGATCCACAACCTGCAGTTTGCCCAGGAGCTGCACAAGACCCTTGGGGGCCTAACACAGGAA CTGCTAAAAGCCCAGAAGAAGGCGTTGAGGAAGGAGCAGATGGCCAAGCAGGAGGTAGAGAAGAGGAGGCTGTGCGTAGTGCTGCAGGTTAAGTTCCTCCTGCAGACCCTGCTGCAGCACGAGCACATCAGGGAGGACCTCCTCTCTGCCCGCAAGCTCCAGGTTGCAGAGCTACAGAGCCTGCTTGAGCTCGCTGAACTACTGGGGGTGAAGAGGGACAACAATGTGAG TTTGGAGGAGCAGATGGAGAGCGCAGCCCTGGTCTACCTGGACCTGCTGGAGGGGAATAATAAACCAATAGCTGGAACCACCT ACAAGGTCCTGAAGGCTAAGTTGGCGAAGCTGGTGGATTGTGGGTACTTTGATTGTGTACCGCCGCCTCCGAGCAAGAGTCCCAAGGAAGTAGAGGTTCCCATGACCAAGAAGACGGTGTCTCAAACAGCCAGCCTCTCTA CCCTAATGACGTCAAACAAAAAAGACGTGCCTAGCAGAGAG TTTCTTAACAGACACTACCTGCCTGACACAGACCCCAATGGGTGTCGAGACACTCCCGTTACTCAGAACTGGAAGGCTGAGTTCCAGGCCATGAAGGAACAGGAGCCACCGGACTCGTGGGATATGGAGTCGGACTCCACTCAgcctgtaatccagaaaccatggAGAGGGGCGGCTGTGTTCATCTCCAAAGTGCCGGTTACTACCAAGAAACAAAATGCTGAACCCAAACAG AGAAGAGCGAAGTCCAAAAGGGAGCGGGACGCCACAGCT GCACTTCGTGTGGACACCCCTGTGGAGGTGTTCAACTCCCAGTCTTCCTTGCCCAAGGACCCCATCCTGCGCAAGCAGCAGCTGGAGGACCTGATGACCAAGATCAGAGGCTCCTTCAGCTTCATGCAG GATTCTCTTCTGGATGGAGAAGGATCACCCACTAACGGCCATCCTAGACTGGGCCGGCGTACCTCtggatcctcctctccactcg TACAGAGGGAGTCAAGGAGAAGCCCAGTGGACCTTCTCCCCAAAACACTGCAT TCCACTCCATTGCCTTCTAAACTCCTCCCTGTTGATGACGAACACAATCTGACCAATGGAGACGGGGGTTGTCTAGAGAGCTGTGAGCTGGACCTAACTACAGAGGACCTAGCTCACGTCATAACCATT GATCCATGTCTGCTGCTGTCCGAGAGTGAGACTGcctgcccctctcctcctcccttctaccGTAGGGAGTCCTCCATCTCCATCACCCTGGACGAGAAGACCTCTGCTCCG ACTACCATCTCTGAATCTGGGAAGCAATCCCCCTGTAACGGGGTGGTGCCTCCTTGTACCCCAACCCCCACCCAGGGGCAGTCGTTTTCTACCCCTCCCAGCAGACGTACACTCAGCATGGTCCCCTTCCAGACCATGCATTCG GTATTCAAGGTGAATGCCCCCTTACTTCCGACTGGAGACTTTAAATCCGATATTATCCCCTATTCGGACTCCAACGGCCTGTGTTATGTCACCACCAGCACCCAGACCCCACCGGAGTTTGCTCCGTCGGAGGACGAACACCTACAGTCGG GAGGAAGCTTCATCCCCCAGGCTCACTTGTACGGCGCTCGG GACACTGGCTACCAGCACAGCTACAGGCGTGGTGGAGGCAATGCAGGACAAAGGCACAATAATGGTG GTTGGAGTGACTCCTCCCAGGTGAGCAGCCCAGACCGGGAGGGCAACTACTCCATGGTGGACTCCGCCCACGGCGACTCGCTGCATGGTGTTGGCATGGACCTCACCCCCCAGGTGACCCCTCATGCCCCCCACACCCTGATGCACGTACCCATGTACCCGCTCCCCCAGCATCCGCAGCTCCTCCGCGTGGCCTTCACAGCAGCCCGCACAGCCAACTACACCCCGGGCACCCTGGACCAGCCCATCGCCTTTGACCAGCTCCACAGCAACCTGGGGGAAATGTTCAACACCAACGTGGGTCGTTTCACCTGCCCAGCCAACGGAACCTACGTCTTCCTCTTCCACATCCTCAAGCTGGCGGTCAACGTGCCGCTCTACGTCAACCTGATGCGCAACGACGAGGTGATGGTGTCTGCGTACGCCAACGACGGGGCTCCGGACCACGAGACGGCCAGCAACCACTCCATCCTGCAGCTGTACCAGGGAGACCAGGTGTGGCTGCGGCTGCACCGCGGCTCCATCTATGGCAGCAGCTGGAAGTACAGCACATTCTCTGGCTTCCTGCTCTACCAGGACTGA
- the LOC139565894 gene encoding caprin-2-like isoform X3 produces MVQLSPSPARDVSPSPECSEKGRQGSPKAGSPKMGSSGGLGPLQLALAASTTIYQGYESYIEDGLICLKHKIRNLEKKKIKLEDYRKRLKHGESLNQDQIDAVEKYDEVIHNLQFAQELHKTLGGLTQELLKAQKKALRKEQMAKQEVEKRRLCVVLQVKFLLQTLLQHEHIREDLLSARKLQVAELQSLLELAELLGVKRDNNVSLEEQMESAALVYLDLLEGNNKPIAGTTYKVLKAKLAKLVDCGYFDCVPPPPSKSPKEVEVPMTKKTVSQTASLSTLMTSNKKDVPSREFLNRHYLPDTDPNGCRDTPVTQNWKAEFQAMKEQEPPDSWDMESDSTQPVIQKPWRGAAVFISKVPVTTKKQNAEPKQRRAKSKRERDATAALRVDTPVEVFNSQSSLPKDPILRKQQLEDLMTKIRGSFSFMQDSLLDGEGSPTNGHPRLGRRTSGSSSPLVQRESRRSPVDLLPKTLHSTPLPSKLLPVDDEHNLTNGDGGCLESCELDLTTEDLAHVITIDPCLLLSESETACPSPPPFYRRESSISITLDEKTSAPTTISESGKQSPCNGVVPPCTPTPTQGQSFSTPPSRRTLSMVPFQTMHSVFKVNAPLLPTGDFKSDIIPYSDSNGLCYVTTSTQTPPEFAPSEDEHLQSVNQSECLVGSGGQIFLSPSQSCGTMGRSDQSYYKGSVRGIARGGKGLAHSYFRSSGGHRGGSFIPQAHLYGARDTGYQHSYRRGGGNAGQRHNNGGWSDSSQVSSPDREGNYSMVDSAHGDSLHGVGMDLTPQVTPHAPHTLMHVPMYPLPQHPQLLRVAFTAARTANYTPGTLDQPIAFDQLHSNLGEMFNTNVGRFTCPANGTYVFLFHILKLAVNVPLYVNLMRNDEVMVSAYANDGAPDHETASNHSILQLYQGDQVWLRLHRGSIYGSSWKYSTFSGFLLYQD; encoded by the exons ATGGTGCAGCTGTCTCCATCCCCAGCCCGGGATGTGTCTCCTTCACCTGAGTGCTCCGAGAAGGGGAGGCAGGGGAGCCCGAAGGCAGGTAGCCCCAAGATGGGCTCCTCTGGTGGGCTGGGTCCTCTCCAGCTAGCCCTGGCAGCCTCCACCACCATCTACCAGGGCTACGAGAGTTATATCGAGGATGGCCTCATCTGCCTCAAGCACAAGATCCGCAACCTGGAGAAAAAGAAG ATTAAATTGGAAGACTACAGGAAGCGTTTGAAACACGGGGAATCACTGAATCAAGACCAGATA GATGCAGTGGAGAAGTATGATGAAGTGATCCACAACCTGCAGTTTGCCCAGGAGCTGCACAAGACCCTTGGGGGCCTAACACAGGAA CTGCTAAAAGCCCAGAAGAAGGCGTTGAGGAAGGAGCAGATGGCCAAGCAGGAGGTAGAGAAGAGGAGGCTGTGCGTAGTGCTGCAGGTTAAGTTCCTCCTGCAGACCCTGCTGCAGCACGAGCACATCAGGGAGGACCTCCTCTCTGCCCGCAAGCTCCAGGTTGCAGAGCTACAGAGCCTGCTTGAGCTCGCTGAACTACTGGGGGTGAAGAGGGACAACAATGTGAG TTTGGAGGAGCAGATGGAGAGCGCAGCCCTGGTCTACCTGGACCTGCTGGAGGGGAATAATAAACCAATAGCTGGAACCACCT ACAAGGTCCTGAAGGCTAAGTTGGCGAAGCTGGTGGATTGTGGGTACTTTGATTGTGTACCGCCGCCTCCGAGCAAGAGTCCCAAGGAAGTAGAGGTTCCCATGACCAAGAAGACGGTGTCTCAAACAGCCAGCCTCTCTA CCCTAATGACGTCAAACAAAAAAGACGTGCCTAGCAGAGAG TTTCTTAACAGACACTACCTGCCTGACACAGACCCCAATGGGTGTCGAGACACTCCCGTTACTCAGAACTGGAAGGCTGAGTTCCAGGCCATGAAGGAACAGGAGCCACCGGACTCGTGGGATATGGAGTCGGACTCCACTCAgcctgtaatccagaaaccatggAGAGGGGCGGCTGTGTTCATCTCCAAAGTGCCGGTTACTACCAAGAAACAAAATGCTGAACCCAAACAG AGAAGAGCGAAGTCCAAAAGGGAGCGGGACGCCACAGCT GCACTTCGTGTGGACACCCCTGTGGAGGTGTTCAACTCCCAGTCTTCCTTGCCCAAGGACCCCATCCTGCGCAAGCAGCAGCTGGAGGACCTGATGACCAAGATCAGAGGCTCCTTCAGCTTCATGCAG GATTCTCTTCTGGATGGAGAAGGATCACCCACTAACGGCCATCCTAGACTGGGCCGGCGTACCTCtggatcctcctctccactcg TACAGAGGGAGTCAAGGAGAAGCCCAGTGGACCTTCTCCCCAAAACACTGCAT TCCACTCCATTGCCTTCTAAACTCCTCCCTGTTGATGACGAACACAATCTGACCAATGGAGACGGGGGTTGTCTAGAGAGCTGTGAGCTGGACCTAACTACAGAGGACCTAGCTCACGTCATAACCATT GATCCATGTCTGCTGCTGTCCGAGAGTGAGACTGcctgcccctctcctcctcccttctaccGTAGGGAGTCCTCCATCTCCATCACCCTGGACGAGAAGACCTCTGCTCCG ACTACCATCTCTGAATCTGGGAAGCAATCCCCCTGTAACGGGGTGGTGCCTCCTTGTACCCCAACCCCCACCCAGGGGCAGTCGTTTTCTACCCCTCCCAGCAGACGTACACTCAGCATGGTCCCCTTCCAGACCATGCATTCG GTATTCAAGGTGAATGCCCCCTTACTTCCGACTGGAGACTTTAAATCCGATATTATCCCCTATTCGGACTCCAACGGCCTGTGTTATGTCACCACCAGCACCCAGACCCCACCGGAGTTTGCTCCGTCGGAGGACGAACACCTACAGTCGG TGAACCAGTCTGAATGTCTGGTGGGTAGTGGTGGGCAGATCTTCCTGTCCCCTAGCCAATCCTGTGGCACCATGGGCCGTTCTGACCAATCATACTACAAAGGATCTGTTAGAGGTATTGCACGTGGTGGCAAGGGACTGGCACACTCCTACTTTCGCTCTTCTGGTGGGCACAGAG GAGGAAGCTTCATCCCCCAGGCTCACTTGTACGGCGCTCGG GACACTGGCTACCAGCACAGCTACAGGCGTGGTGGAGGCAATGCAGGACAAAGGCACAATAATGGTG GTTGGAGTGACTCCTCCCAGGTGAGCAGCCCAGACCGGGAGGGCAACTACTCCATGGTGGACTCCGCCCACGGCGACTCGCTGCATGGTGTTGGCATGGACCTCACCCCCCAGGTGACCCCTCATGCCCCCCACACCCTGATGCACGTACCCATGTACCCGCTCCCCCAGCATCCGCAGCTCCTCCGCGTGGCCTTCACAGCAGCCCGCACAGCCAACTACACCCCGGGCACCCTGGACCAGCCCATCGCCTTTGACCAGCTCCACAGCAACCTGGGGGAAATGTTCAACACCAACGTGGGTCGTTTCACCTGCCCAGCCAACGGAACCTACGTCTTCCTCTTCCACATCCTCAAGCTGGCGGTCAACGTGCCGCTCTACGTCAACCTGATGCGCAACGACGAGGTGATGGTGTCTGCGTACGCCAACGACGGGGCTCCGGACCACGAGACGGCCAGCAACCACTCCATCCTGCAGCTGTACCAGGGAGACCAGGTGTGGCTGCGGCTGCACCGCGGCTCCATCTATGGCAGCAGCTGGAAGTACAGCACATTCTCTGGCTTCCTGCTCTACCAGGACTGA